In Corylus avellana chromosome ca2, CavTom2PMs-1.0, the following proteins share a genomic window:
- the LOC132168864 gene encoding probable serine/threonine-protein kinase At1g54610 isoform X1, protein MGCVISREVSSGIVSEAKEEKSLSAQSNRKVDDLSARKVERNVVGAHNGGIKEEKDGGDGGQRSPGERKRSKANPRSGNLPKHPRGEKVVVEWPPWLTNACGKALDGWIPRRVDTFRKIDKIGQGTYSNVYKATDLLTGKTVALKKVRFDNLEPESVKFMAREILILRRLDHPNVVKLEGLATSRMSFSLYLVFQYMEHDLAGLAASPGIKFTEAQVKCYMHQLLSGLEHCHNHGVLHRDIKGSNLLIDNGGILKIADFGLASTFDPNRKRPMTSRVVTLWYRPPELLLGATDYAVGVDLWSAGCILAELLAGKPIMPGRTEVEQLHKIYKLCGSPSDEYFKKAKLPNATLFRPREPYNRCIKETFKDFPPSSLPLIDTLLAIDPVERQTATAALRSEFFTTEPYACEPSSLPKYPPSKEMDAKRRDDEARRLRAASKAQADGVKKTRTRDRAVRAHPAPEANAELQSNVDRRRLVTQANAKSKSEKFPPPHQDGQLGFPLGASQHIDPANVPRDVSYSSTSLAYPKERLQTWSGPLGDPAGLGAPRRKKHVAVSEREPSKPQTAAHKDRSADARGKGKNSMV, encoded by the exons ATGGGGTGTGTGATCAGTCGAGAAGTATCCTCGGGTATAGTATCCGAGGCAAAGGAGGAGAAGAGTCTGAGTGCTCAGTCTAATAGAAAGGTAGATGATCTTTCAGCAAGGAAAGTAGAAAGGAACGTTGTTGGGGCTCATAACGGTGGGATAAAGGAGGAGAAGGATGGTGGTGATGGGGGTCAGAGGTCACCGGGGGAGAGAAAAAGGTCTAAGGCGAACCCCAGGTCGGGTAATCTACCCAAGCATCCACGAGGAGAGAAGGTTGTGGTTGAGTGGCCTCCCTGGCTAACAAACGCATGTGGGAAGGCACTTGATGGGTGGATTCCACGAAGGGTGGACACTTTCCGCAAGATTGATAAG ATTGGGCAAGGAACATATAGTAACGTGTACAAAGCAACTGATTTATTGACGGGTAAAACTGTTGCCCTGAAAAAGGTTCGATTTGATAATTTGGAACCTGAGAGTGTGAAATTTATGGCTAGAGAGATTCTCATTTTGCGGAGATTGGATCATCCCAATGTTGTGAAGTTAGAGGGTTTGGCTACATCAAGAATGTCATTTAGTTTGTACCTGGTGTTTCAGTACATGGAGCATGACTTAGCTGGGCTTGCTGCTAGCCCAGGAATCAAATTCACAGAGGCTCAG GTCAAATGTTACATGCATCAATTACTATCTGGACTTGAGCACTGTCACAACCATGGTGTGCTTCACCGTGACATTAAAGGATCAAATCTTCTCATTGACAATGGTGGAATACTTAAGATTGCTGACTTTGGGTTGGCTTCTACCTTTGATCCAAACCGCAAGCGCCCCATGACGAGTCGTGTGGTCACTCTCTGGTATAGACCTCCTGAACTTCTTCTTGGGGCTACTGATTATGCTGTGGGCGTTGACCTTTGGAGTGCAGGGTGCATTTTAGCTGAGTTATTGGCTGGGAAGCCAATTATGCCCGGTCGTACAGAG GTAGAGCAACTACATAAGATATACAAGCTATGTGGCTCACCTTCGGATGAATACTTTAAAAAAGCAAAGTTGCCTAATGCAACCTTATTCCGGCCCCGTGAGCCTTACAATAGATGCATAAAAGAGACATTTAAAGATTTCCCTCCATCATCATTGCCCCTTATTGATACGCTTCTTGCAATTGATCCAGTAGAACGTCAGACAGCCACAGCTGCATTAAGAAGTGAG TTCTTCACAACAGAACCTTATGCTTGTGAACCTTCTAGCCTCCCAAAATATCCCCCGAGCAAGGAAATGGATGCTAAACGGCGGGATGACGAAGCTCGGAG ATTAAGAGCTGCTAGTAAAGCCCAGGCTGATGGTGTAAAGAAAACGCGTACCCGTGATCGTGCTGTTAGGGCACATCCTGCTCCAGAAGCCAATGCTGAGCTTCAATCTAATGTTGAT AGAAGGCGTCTTGTTACCCAAGCAAATGCAAAGAGCAAGAGTGAGAAGTTTCCTCCACCACACCAAGATGGACAACTTGGCTTTCCCTTGGGTGCTTCGCAGCATATTGATCCTGCCAATGTTCCTCGAGATGTCTCATATAGTTCAACCTCTTTGGCTTATCCAAAAGAACGGCTCCAAACTTGGTCGGGTCCATTGGGTGACCCTGCCGGCCTTGGTGCTCCAAGGCGGAAGAAGCATGTTGCAGTCAGTGAACGAGAACCGTCAAAACCACAGACGGCAGCCCACAAAGACAGAAGTGCAGATGCTCGTGGTAAAGGAAAGAACAGCATGGTTTAA
- the LOC132170906 gene encoding protein HASTY 1 codes for MEDSSTNTANNVARAIAAALDWTSPPDARKAAVSFLESIKTGDVRVLANTSFLLVRKDWSSEIRLHAFKMLQHLVRLRWEELSSTERRNFANVAVDLMSEIANPCEEWALKSQTAALVAEIVRREGLVLWQELLPSLFSLSSKGPAQAELVSMMLRWLPEDIMVHNEDLEGDRRRLLLRGLTQSLPEILPLLYTLLERHFGAAVRAAGNQEMDVAKQHAATTINTLNAVNAYAEWAPLPDLAKYGIIHGCGFLLSSPDFRLHACEFFKLVSPRKRPIDDSASEFNSAMSNIFQILMNVSREFLHRSSSSAGVIDESEFEFAEYICESMVSLGSSNLMSIAGDSTLLPLYLQQMLGFFQHFKLVLHFQSLLFWLALMRDLMSKPKVVAHSAGDSSAVSSLSTGSGQADSEKRKIFDFVNDDICSAILDISFQRMLKREKVLPGTEHTLGALELWSDDFEGRGDFGQYRWRLSELIRFVASYKPLIASAKVSERIITIIKHLSLSQMPAQDLAVMESMQLALENVVNAVFDGSNEFGGGSSEVHLALCRIFEDLLQQLLALKWTEPALVQALGHYLDALGPFLKYFPDAVGGVINKLFELLNSLPFVVKDPSTSSARHARLQICTSFIRIAKAAGKSILPHMKGIADTMAYMQREGCLLRGEHNLLGEAFLVMASAAGIQQQQEVLAWLLEPLSQQWTQLEWQNNYLSEPLGLVRLCSETPTMWSIFHTLTFFEKALKRSGFRKAQLNLQNNLTSGSTPLHPMASHLSWMLPPLLKLLRAIHSLWSPSISQILPGEVKASMTITDAELFSLLGEGNPKLSKGALTFTDGSHFDMGKEGNAEPNESDIRNWLKGIRDSGYNVLGLSTTIGDSFFKGLDIDSVALALVENIQSMEFRHIRQLVHSVLIPLVKCCPSDMWDIWLEKLLHPLFHYSQQALSCSWSGLLHEGRAKVPDIHGIVAGSDLKVEVMEEKLLRDLTREICSLLSAIAWPPLNAGLPSLEQSGHIIRVDMSSLKDLDAFASSSMVGFLLMHKGLALPALQICLETFTRTDGEAVTKVSSFCSAVVILSVSTNNVELREFVSRDLFSAIIQGLALESNAITSADLVALCREIFVFLCDRDPAPRQVLLSLPCIKPHDLAAFEEALMKTSSPKEQKQHMKSLLLLATGNKLKALAAQKSANVITNVSLRTRNLVNVPETRSDDGDTLGLAAIL; via the exons ATGGAGGACAGTAGCACCAATACAGCCAACAATGTGGCCCGAGCCATAGCTGCAGCCCTCGACTGGACCTCCCCTCCCGACGCTCGCAAAGCAGCCGTTTCTTTCTTAGAATCT ATCAAAACAGGAGATGTACGGGTTTTGGCAAACACATCCTTCCTTCTAGTCAGAAAGGATTGGTCTTCTGAAATTCGGTTGCATGCATTTAAAATGTTGCAG CATTTGGTACGACTGCGGTGGGAGGAATTAAGCTCTACAGAACGTAGGAATTTTGCAAATGTTGCTGTTGATTTGATGTCTGAGATTGCAAATCCTTGTGAGGAATGGGCTTTGAAAAGTCAGACAGCCGCTCTTGTTGCTGAG ATAGTTAGAAGAGAAGGCTTAGTTTTGTGGCAAGAACTGCTCCCGTCTCTTTTTTCCCTGTCCAGCAAGGGTCCTGCACAA gCTGAGTTGGTTTCAATGATGCTGAGGTGGCTTCCTGAAGATATTATGGTTCACAATGAAGATTTGGAAG GTGATCGACGTAGGCTGTTGTTGCGAGGGCTTACTCAATCTTTGCCTGAAATTTTGCCTTTATTATACACC TTACTTGAAAGGCACTTCGGAGCTGCAGTGCGTGCAGCTGGTAATCAAGAAATGGATGTTGCAAAACAGCATGCAGCCACAACAATAAATACTTTAAATGCTGTTAATGCATATGCAGAATGGGCTCCATTGCCTGATCTTGCTAAATATGGCATAATTCATGG GTGTGGTTTCTTACTTTCTTCTCCTGACTTTCGTCTTCATGCTTGTGAGTTTTTCAAACTTGTCTCGCCAAG GAAGAGACCTATTGATGACTCTGCTTCTGAATTCAATTCTGCAATGAGTAATATCTTTCAGATCTTGATGAATGTCTCTAGAGAATTTTTGCACAGATCAAGCTCTAGTGCTGGAGTTATTGATGAAAGTGAATTTGAGTTTGCGGAATATATATGTGAGAGTATGGTGTCTTTGGGTTCTTCGAACTTGATGTCTATTGCTGGCGATAGCACCCTTCTTCCCCTTTATTTACAACAG ATGCTGGGGTTTTTTCAACACTTTAAGCTAGTTCTTCATTTTCAATCCCTGCTCTTTTGGCTG GCACTAATGAGAGACTTGATGTCAAAGCCAAAGGTTGTTGCACATTCAGCTGGGGACAGTTCGGCTGTTAGTAGTCTAAGCACTGGTTCTGGACAGGCTGATAGTGAAAAGAGAAAGATCTTTGATTTTGTGAATGATGATATTTGTAGTGCAATTCTGGATATATCTTTCCAGCGCATGCTAAAGAGGGAAAAGGTTCTTCCTGGAACTGAACATACCCTGGGGGCATTGGAGTTGTGGAGTGATGATTTTGAAGGCAGGGGTGATTTTGGCCAGTATCGTTGGAGGCTG TCAGAGTTAATCAGGTTTGTTGCTTCTTACAAGCCCCTTATAGCCAGTGCTAAAGTTTCTGAAAGAATTATTACAATCATCAAACACCTCTCGCTTTCTCAAATGCCTGCTCAG GACTTGGCCGTGATGGAAAGTATGCAATTGGCTTTAGAAAATGTTGTGAATGCAgtttttgatggatcaaatgaATTTGGCGGGGGTAGTTCTGAAGTTCATCTTGCACTGTGTAGAATATTTGAAG ATTTGCTCCAGCAACTTCTTGCTTTGAAATGGACCGAGCCAGCACTTGTGCAAGCACTTGGGCACTACTTAGATGCATTGGGTCCCTTTCTGAAGTACTTCCCGGATGCAGTTGGTGGTGTCATCAATAAGCTATTTGAGCTCCTAAACTCACTTCCTTTTGTTGTTAAG GATCCTTCTACAAGTAGTGCACGACATGCAAGGTTGCAGATTTGTACATCATTTATTAGAATAGCCAAAGCTGCTGGCAAAAGTATTCTGCCTCATATGAAG GGTATAGCTGACACCATGGCATATATGCAAAGAGAAGGTTGTTTGCTTCGGGGTGAACATAATCTTCTAGGGGAAGCATTTCTTGTAATGGCTTCTGCTGCTGG GATTCAACAGCAGCAAGAAGTTTTGGCATGGTTACTAGAACCCTTGAGCCAACAATGGACGCAGCTGGAGTggcaaaataattatttgtctGAACCACTAGGTCTGGTTCGCTTGTGCTCTGAGACACCAACCATGTGGTCAATTTTCCACACTCTGACATTCTTTGAGAAGGCACTTAAGAGGAGTGGATTTAGAAAAGCCCAGTTGAATTTACAAAACAACTTGACATCTGGCTCTACTCCTTTGCACCCCATGGCTTCTCATCTGTCATGGATGCTACCTCCTCTTTTAAAA CTGCTTCGCGCTATACATTCCCTTTGGTCTCCATCCATATCTCAAATCTTACCTGGAGAGGTGAAAGCTTCAATGACAATTACTGATGCTGAGTTATTCAGTCTCCTAGGGGAAGGGAATCCTAAATTATCAAAGGGTGCCTTAACTTTCACAGATGGATCTCACTTTGACATGGGTAAGGAAGGAAATGCGGAGCCAAACGAGTCTGATATACGCAACTGGCTGAAAGGTATCAGAGACAGTGG GTACAATGTATTAGGGTTGTCAACAACCATTGGGGATTCATTTTTCAAGGGTTTGGATATAGATTCTGTTGCACTAGCCTTAGTGGAGAATATACAGTCGATGGAGTTCAGGCATATAAGGCAGCTTGTTCATTCAGTTTTGATTCCTTTGGTTAAATGTTGCCCTTCTGATATGTGGGACATCTGGCTGGAAAAACTTCTGCACCCATTATTTCACTACTCTCAGCAGGCTCTCAGCTGCTCATGGTCCGGTCTTCTGCATGAAGGTAGAGCAAAGGTTCCAGACATCCATGGAATAGTTGCTGGGTCAGACTTAAAAGTGGAAGTAATGGAAGAAAAGCTACTTCGAGATCTAACTCGTGAAATATGTTCACTCCTCTCCGCTATAGCTTGGCCACCGCTAAATGCTGGTCTTCCTTCTTTAGAACAGTCTGGGCATATTATCCGTGTTGATATGTCTTCTCTCAAAGATTTGGATGCATTTGCATCAAGCTCTATGGTTGG TTTTCTTTTGATGCACAAAGGTCTAGCCCTTCCTGCCTTGCAGATATGTTTAGAAACTTTCACACGGACAGATGGTGAAGCCGTGACAAAAGTTTCTTCCTTTTGTTCTGCTGTGGTTATCCTCTCTGTATCAACGAATAACGTGGAACTTCGAGAATTTGTTTCTAGAGATCTATTTTCCGCAATTATCCAAGGGTTGGCCCTCGAGTCAAATGCTATTACCAGTGCAGATCTGGTTGCTCTGTGTCgtgaaatatttgtttttctctgCGATAGAGATCCAGCTCCCAGGCAG GTTTTGCTTTCACTCCCTTGCATCAAACCCCATGATTTGGCTGCTTTTGAAGAAGCTTTGATGAAGACATCTAGTCCTAAGGAACAGAAGCAGCACATGAAGAGCTTGCTCTTATTAGCTACTGGAAACAAGTTAAAAGCACTAGCTGCTCAGAAAAGTGCAAATGTTATTACAAATGTTTCAT TGAGGACTCGCAATTTGGTAAATGTTCCAGAAACCAGATCTGATGATGGGGATACTCTCGGGTTGGCAGCCATTCTGTGA
- the LOC132168864 gene encoding probable serine/threonine-protein kinase At1g54610 isoform X2, which produces MGCVISREVSSGIVSEAKEEKSLSAQSNRKVDDLSARKVERNVVGAHNGGIKEEKDGGDGGQRSPGERKRSKANPRSGNLPKHPRGEKVVVEWPPWLTNACGKALDGWIPRRVDTFRKIDKYMEHDLAGLAASPGIKFTEAQVKCYMHQLLSGLEHCHNHGVLHRDIKGSNLLIDNGGILKIADFGLASTFDPNRKRPMTSRVVTLWYRPPELLLGATDYAVGVDLWSAGCILAELLAGKPIMPGRTEVEQLHKIYKLCGSPSDEYFKKAKLPNATLFRPREPYNRCIKETFKDFPPSSLPLIDTLLAIDPVERQTATAALRSEFFTTEPYACEPSSLPKYPPSKEMDAKRRDDEARRLRAASKAQADGVKKTRTRDRAVRAHPAPEANAELQSNVDRRRLVTQANAKSKSEKFPPPHQDGQLGFPLGASQHIDPANVPRDVSYSSTSLAYPKERLQTWSGPLGDPAGLGAPRRKKHVAVSEREPSKPQTAAHKDRSADARGKGKNSMV; this is translated from the exons ATGGGGTGTGTGATCAGTCGAGAAGTATCCTCGGGTATAGTATCCGAGGCAAAGGAGGAGAAGAGTCTGAGTGCTCAGTCTAATAGAAAGGTAGATGATCTTTCAGCAAGGAAAGTAGAAAGGAACGTTGTTGGGGCTCATAACGGTGGGATAAAGGAGGAGAAGGATGGTGGTGATGGGGGTCAGAGGTCACCGGGGGAGAGAAAAAGGTCTAAGGCGAACCCCAGGTCGGGTAATCTACCCAAGCATCCACGAGGAGAGAAGGTTGTGGTTGAGTGGCCTCCCTGGCTAACAAACGCATGTGGGAAGGCACTTGATGGGTGGATTCCACGAAGGGTGGACACTTTCCGCAAGATTGATAAG TACATGGAGCATGACTTAGCTGGGCTTGCTGCTAGCCCAGGAATCAAATTCACAGAGGCTCAG GTCAAATGTTACATGCATCAATTACTATCTGGACTTGAGCACTGTCACAACCATGGTGTGCTTCACCGTGACATTAAAGGATCAAATCTTCTCATTGACAATGGTGGAATACTTAAGATTGCTGACTTTGGGTTGGCTTCTACCTTTGATCCAAACCGCAAGCGCCCCATGACGAGTCGTGTGGTCACTCTCTGGTATAGACCTCCTGAACTTCTTCTTGGGGCTACTGATTATGCTGTGGGCGTTGACCTTTGGAGTGCAGGGTGCATTTTAGCTGAGTTATTGGCTGGGAAGCCAATTATGCCCGGTCGTACAGAG GTAGAGCAACTACATAAGATATACAAGCTATGTGGCTCACCTTCGGATGAATACTTTAAAAAAGCAAAGTTGCCTAATGCAACCTTATTCCGGCCCCGTGAGCCTTACAATAGATGCATAAAAGAGACATTTAAAGATTTCCCTCCATCATCATTGCCCCTTATTGATACGCTTCTTGCAATTGATCCAGTAGAACGTCAGACAGCCACAGCTGCATTAAGAAGTGAG TTCTTCACAACAGAACCTTATGCTTGTGAACCTTCTAGCCTCCCAAAATATCCCCCGAGCAAGGAAATGGATGCTAAACGGCGGGATGACGAAGCTCGGAG ATTAAGAGCTGCTAGTAAAGCCCAGGCTGATGGTGTAAAGAAAACGCGTACCCGTGATCGTGCTGTTAGGGCACATCCTGCTCCAGAAGCCAATGCTGAGCTTCAATCTAATGTTGAT AGAAGGCGTCTTGTTACCCAAGCAAATGCAAAGAGCAAGAGTGAGAAGTTTCCTCCACCACACCAAGATGGACAACTTGGCTTTCCCTTGGGTGCTTCGCAGCATATTGATCCTGCCAATGTTCCTCGAGATGTCTCATATAGTTCAACCTCTTTGGCTTATCCAAAAGAACGGCTCCAAACTTGGTCGGGTCCATTGGGTGACCCTGCCGGCCTTGGTGCTCCAAGGCGGAAGAAGCATGTTGCAGTCAGTGAACGAGAACCGTCAAAACCACAGACGGCAGCCCACAAAGACAGAAGTGCAGATGCTCGTGGTAAAGGAAAGAACAGCATGGTTTAA